One Streptomyces lincolnensis genomic region harbors:
- a CDS encoding SDR family oxidoreductase: MNRLAGKRALITGGTSGIGLETAQRFVAEGADVLVTGVTPASIDRARQILGDKVPVVQADARDLDAQRALAKQVGEHFGELDVVFLNAGVSDWRPFEDHTEDSFDRLFDINVKSVFFLTQALVPVLANPSSVILNASSSAHGGYGHSNAYAATKAAVSSLMRSWNADLLRSHGIRFNAVSPGPVDTPLYSGAKLGIEDPAVQAAVVEGISAGIPLGRMGLPEEVAEAVVYLASDASAFAVGQDLILDGGQTVL; this comes from the coding sequence ATGAATCGTCTTGCGGGCAAGCGCGCCCTCATCACCGGCGGCACGAGCGGCATCGGTCTGGAGACCGCGCAGCGTTTTGTCGCGGAGGGCGCCGACGTGCTGGTCACGGGCGTCACCCCGGCCAGCATCGACAGGGCGCGGCAGATCCTCGGGGACAAGGTGCCGGTGGTGCAGGCCGATGCCCGCGATCTCGACGCGCAGCGCGCCCTGGCGAAGCAGGTGGGTGAGCACTTCGGGGAGCTGGACGTGGTGTTCCTGAACGCCGGTGTCTCGGACTGGCGTCCGTTCGAGGATCACACGGAGGACAGTTTCGACCGGCTCTTCGACATCAACGTCAAGAGCGTCTTCTTTCTCACGCAGGCCCTGGTGCCCGTGCTGGCCAACCCGTCCTCGGTCATCCTCAACGCGTCCAGCAGCGCGCACGGCGGCTACGGGCATTCCAACGCCTACGCCGCGACGAAGGCGGCTGTCTCCTCTCTGATGCGGTCGTGGAACGCGGACCTGCTCAGGTCGCACGGCATCCGGTTCAACGCGGTCAGCCCCGGCCCCGTGGACACCCCGCTCTACTCAGGGGCCAAGCTTGGGATCGAGGACCCCGCGGTGCAGGCGGCGGTTGTGGAGGGGATCAGCGCCGGCATTCCGCTGGGGCGCATGGGTCTGCCCGAGGAGGTCGCGGAAGCCGTCGTGTATCTGGCCTCCGACGCCTCCGCCTTCGCTGTGGGCCAGGACCTTATCCTGGACGGCGGCCAGACCGTCCTCTGA
- a CDS encoding LLM class flavin-dependent oxidoreductase codes for MRTSTTIEASGGDWREIVDYVTEAERLGLDICWVAEAWGSEAPSPLGYLAAKTERMLLGSGIIQLGTRTPMAIARAAITLSQISQGRFLLGLGPSGPQVIEGLHGVPFDRPLTRMRETVEIVRQAASGEKVTHAGQEFRIPLPGGDARPMRLSMRAEHDIPVYLATLSPKMLHLTGEIADGWLGTSFVPEGAKEAYFDHLDRGLAGAGRTRADLDICQGAEVAFADDEDALRAMVAGRKKELAFSLGGMGSATTNFYNNAYSRQGWAEVAAEVRDRWQAGDRDGAAGLITDEMVLATTLIGTEDMVRERLRVWRDVGVDTVRFYPAGESLDARLATLGRAIDLVRDIEDEAAR; via the coding sequence ATGCGTACCTCCACCACGATCGAAGCCTCCGGGGGCGACTGGCGGGAGATCGTCGACTACGTCACCGAGGCGGAGAGGCTCGGTCTCGACATCTGCTGGGTGGCGGAGGCGTGGGGCTCCGAGGCGCCCTCGCCGTTGGGCTATCTCGCCGCGAAGACCGAGCGCATGCTTCTCGGCTCGGGAATCATCCAGCTCGGCACCCGCACGCCGATGGCCATCGCCCGAGCCGCGATCACGCTGTCGCAGATCTCCCAGGGGCGCTTCCTCCTCGGGCTGGGCCCCTCCGGACCGCAGGTGATCGAGGGGCTGCACGGCGTGCCGTTCGACCGGCCGCTCACCCGGATGCGCGAGACCGTCGAGATCGTGCGACAGGCCGCCTCGGGGGAGAAGGTCACCCACGCCGGGCAGGAGTTCCGGATCCCGCTGCCGGGCGGCGACGCCAGACCCATGCGCCTGTCCATGCGTGCCGAACACGACATCCCCGTCTACCTGGCCACCCTCTCGCCGAAGATGCTGCACCTGACCGGCGAGATCGCCGACGGCTGGCTGGGCACCAGTTTCGTACCCGAAGGCGCCAAGGAGGCGTACTTCGACCACCTGGACCGCGGCCTGGCGGGCGCCGGCCGTACACGCGCCGACCTCGACATCTGCCAGGGCGCCGAGGTCGCCTTCGCGGACGACGAGGACGCGCTGCGCGCGATGGTGGCCGGACGCAAGAAGGAGCTGGCCTTCAGCCTCGGCGGCATGGGATCTGCGACCACGAATTTCTACAACAACGCCTACAGCCGTCAGGGTTGGGCCGAGGTCGCGGCCGAGGTACGGGACCGCTGGCAGGCCGGGGACCGGGACGGCGCGGCCGGCCTGATCACCGACGAGATGGTGCTGGCGACCACGCTGATCGGAACCGAGGACATGGTGCGCGAGCGGCTGCGCGTGTGGCGCGACGTCGGTGTCGACACCGTTCGTTTCTATCCCGCCGGCGAGAGCCTCGACGCCCGACTCGCCACCCTGGGCCGGGCCATCGACCTGGTCCGCGACATCGAGGACGAGGCGGCACGCTGA
- a CDS encoding TetR/AcrR family transcriptional regulator gives MAGRARLEDAPERLVQAAIGLLAEQGPSAVKARTVASASGLSTMVVYSHFGGIPELMSAVADHGFKELGAAFGRVPVTEDPIADLFAMALTCRRQARENPHLYDLMFGLSTRATYRPLPDTDRRLSGHSPAFREAHAHVTAACERLLRSGRVERQEPEAIAAQLWSYVHGYITLELAEHFVEFDDAVTQVLLPMGVNFAVGLGDERERAEASHETGARLYDSIVQGR, from the coding sequence ATGGCAGGGCGGGCGAGGCTCGAAGACGCACCGGAACGACTTGTGCAGGCGGCCATCGGCCTGCTGGCCGAGCAGGGTCCGTCGGCTGTGAAGGCGCGCACGGTGGCCTCCGCGAGCGGACTGTCGACGATGGTGGTCTACAGCCACTTCGGCGGGATCCCCGAGCTGATGAGCGCTGTCGCCGACCACGGGTTCAAGGAACTCGGCGCAGCGTTCGGCCGGGTACCGGTGACGGAGGACCCGATCGCGGATCTCTTCGCCATGGCCCTGACCTGCCGTCGGCAGGCCCGCGAGAACCCTCACCTCTACGACCTGATGTTCGGACTGTCCACCCGGGCGACCTACCGGCCTCTGCCGGATACGGACCGCCGCCTGAGCGGGCACTCCCCGGCCTTTCGGGAAGCCCACGCCCATGTCACCGCGGCATGCGAACGGCTCCTGCGCTCCGGCAGGGTCGAGCGGCAGGAACCCGAAGCCATCGCCGCCCAGCTGTGGAGCTACGTGCACGGTTACATCACCCTCGAACTGGCCGAGCACTTCGTCGAGTTCGACGACGCCGTGACGCAGGTCCTCCTGCCGATGGGCGTGAACTTCGCTGTCGGCCTGGGAGATGAGCGGGAACGCGCCGAGGCCTCCCACGAGACCGGCGCGCGCCTGTACGACTCGATCGTCCAAGGCCGCTGA
- a CDS encoding enoyl-CoA hydratase/isomerase family protein produces MPYKDKGRLTVEDRGAVLIVRVDGGPHQEFGLDIAQQLDRLVARADRDPNVRAVVFTGAHPERFVSHAAVRWLQEEGAASPTVGRRAASAVVRMAKHVDRSRVLGPVMRRTPMRGALQLERLHRTFLRMNASGVLYVAALNGSALGLGAEFAWACDLRVMADGDFFIGQPEILLGIIPGGGGTQRLTRLIGTHRSLAAILEGKPFTPAEALANGAVDKVVAQDKVIAQAVELAEHFGKRSKGSVAAAKRSVYFGGSMSLEDGLHVERAEFFTQVMSKEGQRLMLDYQATTDATGELPLYTPGTYARALASGSVPGRRSTTGR; encoded by the coding sequence ATGCCATACAAAGACAAGGGCCGTCTGACGGTCGAAGATCGCGGGGCCGTCCTGATCGTCCGGGTCGACGGCGGCCCGCATCAGGAGTTCGGCCTCGACATCGCCCAGCAGCTGGACAGGCTGGTGGCCCGAGCCGACCGTGATCCGAACGTCCGTGCCGTCGTCTTCACCGGGGCGCATCCCGAGCGGTTCGTCAGCCATGCCGCGGTCCGGTGGCTGCAGGAGGAGGGCGCCGCGAGCCCTACGGTCGGCCGGCGCGCTGCCTCAGCCGTCGTCCGCATGGCCAAGCACGTGGACCGCTCCCGCGTCCTCGGGCCCGTGATGCGCAGAACCCCGATGCGCGGGGCTCTGCAGCTGGAACGTCTGCACAGGACCTTCCTGCGGATGAACGCCAGCGGCGTGCTCTACGTCGCCGCCCTCAACGGTTCGGCTCTCGGCCTCGGCGCGGAGTTCGCCTGGGCGTGCGATCTGCGGGTCATGGCCGACGGGGACTTCTTCATCGGCCAGCCGGAGATCCTCCTCGGCATCATCCCGGGCGGTGGCGGCACCCAGCGGCTGACCCGCCTGATCGGCACCCATCGGTCCCTGGCCGCGATCCTCGAAGGCAAGCCGTTCACACCCGCGGAAGCTCTCGCCAACGGGGCGGTGGACAAGGTCGTCGCGCAGGACAAGGTGATCGCGCAGGCGGTCGAACTCGCCGAGCACTTCGGGAAGCGGTCGAAGGGGTCGGTCGCGGCCGCCAAGAGGTCGGTGTACTTCGGCGGCTCGATGTCACTGGAGGACGGCCTGCACGTCGAACGCGCCGAGTTCTTCACCCAGGTCATGTCGAAGGAAGGCCAGAGGCTGATGCTCGACTACCAGGCCACTACCGACGCCACCGGCGAACTCCCGCTCTACACACCGGGCACCTACGCCCGGGCCCTCGCGTCGGGCAGCGTGCCGGGCCGTCGCTCGACGACCGGGCGGTGA
- a CDS encoding alpha/beta hydrolase codes for MTTQQSFTRHDITFPSGDSTCAGWLYLPTGVTSAPVVILGHGLGAVREMRLDAFAERFAQAGIAAVAFTYRHFGDSGGHPRQLLSIKRQLTDWDAAIAYVTARADVDRTRIAVWGSSFGGGHAITVASRHPELRAAVSQCPFTDGLASALALGPAASLKVLPVVARDLAARGRGKPPVMVPIAAAPGTPALMNAPDALPGYQALQPAETTFRNEVAARVIPTILTYRPGRAAKKITIPILFCVSDTDSVTPPAQTLRYARTAPKGEIKRYDAGHFDFYTGETFEVLVRDQIEFLTRQLNPAAAASAA; via the coding sequence ATGACCACTCAGCAGTCCTTCACCCGTCACGACATCACGTTCCCTTCCGGCGACAGCACCTGCGCCGGCTGGCTCTACCTCCCCACGGGCGTCACGTCTGCGCCCGTCGTCATCCTCGGGCACGGCCTCGGCGCCGTCCGCGAGATGCGCCTGGACGCCTTCGCCGAGCGCTTCGCACAGGCCGGCATCGCCGCGGTGGCCTTCACCTACCGGCACTTCGGCGACAGCGGCGGCCACCCTCGCCAGCTCCTGTCGATCAAGCGTCAGCTCACCGACTGGGACGCCGCCATCGCCTACGTCACAGCGCGCGCGGACGTCGACCGCACACGCATCGCCGTATGGGGCAGCTCGTTCGGCGGCGGCCATGCCATCACCGTCGCCTCACGCCACCCCGAACTGCGCGCGGCAGTGTCCCAGTGCCCCTTCACCGACGGTCTCGCCTCCGCGCTCGCGCTCGGCCCTGCCGCCTCGCTCAAGGTCCTCCCCGTGGTAGCCCGCGATCTGGCAGCCAGAGGCCGCGGAAAGCCGCCCGTGATGGTTCCGATCGCCGCCGCCCCCGGCACACCGGCCCTCATGAACGCCCCCGACGCCCTGCCCGGATACCAGGCGCTCCAGCCCGCGGAAACGACATTCCGCAACGAGGTGGCGGCACGCGTCATCCCGACCATCCTCACCTACCGGCCCGGACGCGCGGCCAAGAAGATCACCATCCCGATCCTCTTCTGCGTCAGCGACACCGACTCCGTCACGCCTCCCGCCCAGACCCTCCGCTACGCGCGCACCGCACCCAAGGGAGAGATCAAGAGGTACGACGCCGGCCACTTCGACTTCTACACCGGCGAGACCTTCGAAGTACTGGTGCGCGACCAGATCGAGTTCCTCACCCGCCAGCTGAACCCGGCAGCCGCCGCGTCAGCTGCGTGA
- a CDS encoding MarR family winged helix-turn-helix transcriptional regulator, whose protein sequence is MSEAPLVPGTVAEHTICLLVKLGQVAFRIAEDGISGTGLRVRHYSVLQALADNGAMPQLALGSFLRIDPATMVTSLDDLERAGYAERTRDPQDRRRYAVDITDAGRKVLADLNRTLVGLDSETLADLGTTERHSLHALLSSLAESPALTAMFDAVREQSGAKRA, encoded by the coding sequence ATGTCCGAGGCTCCGCTGGTACCGGGGACCGTGGCCGAACACACCATCTGCCTGCTGGTCAAACTCGGACAGGTGGCCTTCAGGATCGCCGAAGACGGCATCAGCGGAACCGGCCTGCGCGTGCGCCACTACAGCGTCCTGCAGGCCCTGGCCGACAACGGCGCCATGCCGCAACTGGCGCTCGGCTCGTTCCTGCGCATCGACCCGGCGACGATGGTGACGAGCCTCGACGACCTGGAACGGGCCGGATACGCCGAGCGGACACGCGATCCGCAGGACCGACGCCGGTACGCCGTCGACATCACCGACGCCGGGCGCAAGGTCCTGGCCGACCTCAACCGCACACTCGTCGGTCTCGACAGCGAAACCCTCGCCGACCTGGGCACCACTGAACGGCACTCGCTCCACGCCCTGTTGAGCAGCCTCGCCGAGAGTCCCGCTCTCACCGCCATGTTCGATGCCGTCCGCGAGCAGAGCGGCGCGAAGAGGGCTTAA
- a CDS encoding alpha/beta hydrolase: MGVSPQAHEFAEFLAGVSAKSSTPGLDLAVVRDIVDSNHKASTEPEGVTYAEVDAGGVPALWAIPEGADPDRALLHFHFGGSVTASMHSDRKAAGHIAKAAGARSLVVDFRLAPEHPYPAQLDDAETAYRWLLSQGYEPQNIGSTGHSIGATLAVMLPLRLLAKGETTPGAIVSVSPWTDLTLENPAVDANETNDKMLSRATLELFRGAWLQDPAVDLTSPEISLVNADLTGLPPTLVHYGEYETLADDGAQLGRRLADFKVTTETHAMPEGQHSFVLGAGRVPEVDQAIGQMGQWLREHLGA; this comes from the coding sequence ATGGGAGTAAGCCCCCAGGCACACGAGTTCGCTGAGTTCCTCGCGGGCGTGAGCGCGAAGTCGTCGACACCCGGCCTCGACCTGGCCGTCGTCCGCGACATCGTCGACTCCAACCACAAGGCGTCGACCGAGCCGGAAGGCGTCACCTACGCCGAAGTGGACGCGGGCGGCGTTCCCGCCCTGTGGGCCATCCCCGAGGGTGCCGATCCCGACCGCGCGCTGCTGCACTTCCACTTCGGTGGATCCGTCACCGCCTCCATGCACTCCGACCGCAAGGCCGCGGGACACATCGCGAAGGCGGCCGGCGCCCGTTCACTGGTCGTGGACTTCCGCCTGGCACCCGAACACCCCTATCCGGCTCAGCTCGACGACGCCGAGACCGCCTACCGGTGGCTGCTCTCGCAGGGCTACGAGCCGCAGAACATCGGCAGCACCGGCCACTCCATCGGCGCCACCCTGGCGGTGATGCTGCCGCTGCGCCTGCTCGCCAAGGGCGAGACCACCCCCGGCGCGATCGTCAGCGTCTCCCCCTGGACCGACCTCACGCTTGAGAACCCGGCAGTGGACGCCAACGAGACCAACGACAAGATGCTCAGCCGCGCCACGCTGGAGCTCTTTAGGGGCGCCTGGCTGCAGGACCCCGCCGTGGACCTCACATCCCCCGAGATCAGCCTCGTGAACGCCGACCTGACCGGCCTGCCGCCCACGCTCGTCCACTACGGCGAGTACGAGACCCTCGCCGACGACGGTGCGCAGCTCGGCCGCCGCCTCGCGGACTTCAAGGTCACCACCGAGACCCACGCGATGCCCGAAGGGCAGCATTCGTTCGTCCTGGGCGCGGGCCGCGTGCCCGAGGTGGACCAGGCCATCGGGCAGATGGGCCAGTGGCTCCGCGAGCACCTCGGCGCGTGA
- a CDS encoding SRPBCC family protein, whose translation MEWTGARYADKPTVEVHTWIAAAPAQVWTLVSDIELMPRMSSELQSVEWLDGGSGPALGARFVGRSKHDAFGEWATTSHIVEYEPPRRLAWAVEDPQHPTAIWRFTLEPQDGGTLLREWMQMGPAPSGLSFAIERMPEKEQKIVFVRMREFEANMTVTLEGFKKLAESAQTADEADV comes from the coding sequence ATGGAGTGGACGGGCGCACGCTATGCGGACAAGCCGACGGTCGAGGTGCACACCTGGATCGCCGCAGCGCCGGCTCAGGTGTGGACGCTGGTGTCCGACATCGAGCTGATGCCGCGCATGAGTTCCGAGCTGCAGTCGGTGGAATGGCTGGACGGCGGGAGCGGCCCTGCCCTCGGGGCGCGGTTCGTCGGCCGGAGCAAGCACGACGCGTTCGGGGAGTGGGCCACCACGTCCCACATCGTCGAGTACGAGCCGCCGAGGAGGCTCGCCTGGGCGGTCGAGGATCCGCAGCACCCGACAGCCATCTGGCGGTTCACCCTGGAGCCGCAGGACGGGGGCACGCTGCTGCGGGAATGGATGCAGATGGGGCCGGCCCCCTCGGGTCTCTCCTTCGCCATCGAACGCATGCCGGAGAAGGAGCAGAAGATCGTCTTCGTGCGCATGCGGGAGTTCGAGGCCAACATGACCGTCACCCTCGAAGGATTCAAGAAGCTGGCCGAGAGCGCCCAGACCGCGGACGAGGCGGATGTCTGA
- a CDS encoding short-chain dehydrogenase/reductase: MKRDLLGKKLVVTGAARGIGEKVARLAAARGARVTVIGLEADRLRALADELGPAASWREADVRDGAALRSALDEAAEVMGGIDLVVANAGVVAYGTVRQTDEASFERVLDINLNGVFRTLKYATPHLERSRGHVLVVASALSFMPLAAMASYGASKAGAELLALTYRQEVAHLGVTVGVVHPSWIDTDLVRGAEADLPSFQDLRARLPYPGNVTTSSDRAAAAIVDGLVRRRARVYVPRAVVVANWAKAVLNSPLAWPWARRFAARAVPSLEREVAALGRQDQLTPGTDAPPAETRAS; the protein is encoded by the coding sequence ATGAAACGTGACTTGCTGGGCAAGAAGCTGGTTGTCACCGGTGCGGCACGCGGCATCGGCGAGAAGGTGGCCCGCCTGGCCGCCGCCCGAGGGGCCCGGGTGACCGTGATCGGCCTCGAAGCGGATCGATTGCGGGCTCTTGCCGACGAGCTGGGTCCCGCCGCTTCGTGGCGTGAGGCCGATGTGCGCGACGGGGCCGCTCTGCGATCGGCGCTCGACGAGGCCGCGGAGGTCATGGGCGGCATCGACCTCGTGGTCGCCAATGCCGGCGTCGTGGCGTACGGGACGGTGCGGCAGACGGACGAAGCGTCGTTCGAGCGGGTCCTGGACATCAACCTGAACGGCGTGTTCCGCACCCTCAAGTACGCGACGCCGCACCTGGAGCGCAGCCGGGGCCACGTGCTGGTCGTGGCGTCCGCACTGTCGTTCATGCCGCTGGCCGCGATGGCCTCCTACGGCGCGAGCAAGGCCGGGGCCGAGCTGCTCGCCCTGACCTACCGGCAGGAGGTGGCCCACCTCGGAGTCACGGTCGGCGTGGTGCACCCCTCCTGGATCGACACGGACCTCGTGCGGGGCGCCGAGGCGGACCTGCCCTCGTTCCAGGACCTGCGCGCGCGACTCCCCTATCCGGGCAATGTCACCACGAGCTCCGACCGGGCGGCCGCCGCGATCGTCGACGGGCTGGTGCGCCGACGCGCCCGCGTGTACGTCCCGCGTGCGGTTGTCGTGGCCAACTGGGCCAAGGCTGTGCTGAATTCACCGCTGGCCTGGCCTTGGGCGAGGCGCTTCGCGGCCCGGGCGGTGCCGTCCCTCGAACGGGAGGTCGCGGCGCTGGGGAGGCAGGACCAACTCACGCCTGGCACAGATGCCCCTCCCGCGGAGACCAGGGCGTCCTAG
- a CDS encoding winged helix-turn-helix transcriptional regulator gives MRRTSFAQWPCSIARTMDLLGDWWTPLVLREAFYGIRRFDAFQESLGIARNTLTDRLRRLVEEGLLEKRPYQTEPVRHDYVLTEKGRDFYGVLLVMNRWGDRWLSGEAGPPVTMRHEACGQDTHAEVVCAACGEPMTADNTHPRMGPGYPPHLAERPDVQERFAG, from the coding sequence ATGAGACGGACATCCTTTGCGCAGTGGCCCTGTTCGATCGCGCGCACCATGGACCTGCTCGGGGACTGGTGGACGCCGTTGGTGCTGCGTGAGGCGTTCTACGGGATCCGGCGGTTCGACGCGTTCCAGGAGTCGCTGGGGATCGCCCGCAACACGCTGACGGACCGGCTGCGCCGGCTGGTGGAGGAGGGGCTGCTGGAGAAGCGGCCCTACCAGACGGAGCCGGTCCGCCATGACTACGTGCTCACCGAGAAGGGGCGCGACTTCTATGGCGTGCTGCTGGTGATGAACCGGTGGGGGGACCGCTGGCTCTCCGGCGAAGCGGGCCCGCCGGTGACGATGCGCCACGAGGCGTGCGGGCAGGACACTCATGCCGAGGTGGTGTGCGCCGCCTGCGGCGAGCCCATGACGGCGGACAACACCCACCCCCGGATGGGCCCCGGCTACCCACCGCACTTGGCCGAACGGCCGGATGTGCAGGAGCGATTCGCGGGCTGA
- a CDS encoding TetR/AcrR family transcriptional regulator: MSVADRDRAESGGDACQAGYHAQIKEENRARIIRAARDLFLARGYDKTSLAQIAREARVSTGTLFKRYPSKAALFAAVTSEQWQLDVEYAEPPPPGDPRYGLDHIGRDYACLVSRPGTAALCRLIITELPTMPELADIVGTGFAIDRGPFFDRLRGYLEAEAQAGTLDFRSADGQPQSAAEVAEQFLGMICSQFLWPQLVRTDFVPPDPTDAAIVDEAVALMLSRYGTGS, from the coding sequence ATGTCGGTGGCGGACCGTGACCGAGCGGAAAGCGGTGGCGATGCGTGCCAGGCCGGGTATCACGCGCAGATCAAAGAGGAGAACCGTGCGCGTATTATCCGCGCCGCCCGCGACCTCTTCCTCGCCCGGGGATACGACAAGACCTCCCTGGCTCAGATCGCCAGGGAGGCCCGCGTCTCCACCGGCACCCTCTTCAAGCGGTACCCCTCCAAGGCCGCGCTGTTCGCGGCCGTCACCTCCGAACAGTGGCAGCTGGACGTGGAGTACGCCGAACCGCCCCCTCCCGGTGATCCCCGGTATGGTCTGGACCACATCGGCCGTGACTACGCCTGCCTGGTCTCGCGGCCCGGTACGGCGGCGCTGTGCCGCCTCATCATCACCGAGCTGCCGACGATGCCGGAACTCGCCGACATCGTCGGCACCGGCTTCGCCATCGACCGCGGGCCCTTCTTCGACCGGCTCCGCGGCTACCTGGAGGCCGAGGCACAGGCCGGCACACTCGACTTCCGTTCGGCCGACGGACAGCCGCAGTCGGCGGCCGAAGTGGCCGAACAGTTCCTCGGCATGATCTGCAGCCAGTTCCTGTGGCCCCAACTCGTACGGACCGACTTCGTCCCGCCCGATCCCACCGACGCCGCGATCGTGGACGAAGCCGTCGCCCTCATGCTCAGCCGCTACGGCACCGGATCCTGA
- a CDS encoding acyl-CoA dehydrogenase family protein: protein MTSTPARQSDRLYHEPLAPKETQSVRAAVRRIAEQKVAPHAAAIANGDERTDGFPRQVFDALASAGVFRIPFPGEVGGDGLAHPATATAAAIEELAYYSSSVAAVFDVHCILAGNALRQGTEEQQQRWLPKVASGSVVGAFATTEPDASSDLSPQAVQTEAVRTETGWVLNGHKRWISNSPVAAFVVVLARTGERLSMFIVNTTLPGVQIGLADRKMGNRGQLTADIRFTDVHLSDDDLLGGTEGHGLRHALSTLTYGRIGIAAAGVGMAQAAFDHTVAHLSTRHAFGKPVAANQHWQFLLAERATEIDNARTLVTKAALRLDAGNPSPEPEAAMAKYYATKLSVDMARDAVQAFGGLGFARELGADGSPGPVEAIYRDSKIGEIYEGTNEIQKWVIARQIFGRTIVG, encoded by the coding sequence ATGACTTCCACTCCCGCACGCCAGAGCGACCGGCTCTACCACGAGCCCCTCGCCCCCAAAGAGACCCAGTCCGTACGCGCCGCCGTGCGCCGGATCGCGGAGCAAAAAGTGGCTCCGCACGCCGCGGCGATAGCGAACGGCGACGAGCGCACCGACGGCTTCCCCCGCCAGGTGTTCGACGCGCTCGCATCGGCGGGGGTCTTCCGGATCCCCTTCCCCGGCGAGGTCGGCGGCGACGGCCTGGCCCACCCGGCGACCGCCACCGCCGCGGCGATCGAGGAACTCGCCTACTACTCCAGCAGCGTCGCGGCCGTCTTCGACGTGCACTGCATCCTGGCCGGCAACGCCCTGCGGCAGGGCACCGAGGAGCAGCAGCAGCGCTGGCTGCCCAAGGTCGCGTCCGGCTCGGTGGTCGGCGCGTTCGCCACCACCGAGCCCGACGCCTCCAGCGACCTGTCTCCGCAGGCCGTTCAGACCGAGGCCGTACGCACCGAGACCGGCTGGGTGCTGAACGGCCACAAGCGGTGGATCTCCAACTCGCCCGTGGCCGCCTTCGTGGTGGTCCTCGCCCGCACCGGCGAGCGGCTGAGCATGTTCATCGTCAACACAACGCTTCCGGGCGTTCAAATCGGCCTTGCCGACCGCAAGATGGGCAACCGCGGCCAGCTCACCGCGGACATCCGCTTCACGGACGTACACCTGTCCGACGACGACCTCCTCGGCGGCACCGAGGGACACGGACTGCGCCACGCACTGTCCACACTGACCTACGGCCGGATCGGCATCGCGGCCGCCGGGGTCGGCATGGCACAGGCCGCCTTCGACCACACCGTGGCCCACCTGTCGACGCGACACGCCTTCGGCAAGCCGGTGGCCGCCAACCAGCACTGGCAGTTCCTGCTCGCCGAGCGGGCCACCGAGATCGACAACGCCCGCACCCTCGTCACCAAGGCCGCCCTGCGCCTGGACGCCGGCAACCCGTCCCCGGAACCCGAGGCCGCGATGGCGAAGTACTACGCCACCAAACTGTCGGTGGACATGGCGCGCGACGCCGTCCAGGCTTTCGGAGGCCTCGGCTTCGCCCGCGAACTCGGCGCCGACGGAAGCCCCGGCCCCGTCGAGGCGATCTACCGGGACAGCAAGATCGGCGAGATCTACGAGGGCACCAACGAGATCCAGAAGTGGGTCATCGCCCGGCAGATCTTCGGCCGGACCATCGTCGGCTGA
- a CDS encoding SDR family oxidoreductase gives MTRTLAGKTVLMSGGSRGIGLAIALRAARDGANVVMLAKTAVPHPKLEGTVHTAVEEIERTGGKGLAVVGDVRNEDDVRTAVNAAVSAFGGIDIVVNNASAIDLSSAEQLEMKRYDLMQDINTRGTFLLSKAAIPHLRAADNPHILTLSPPLNLAPHWVGKHLGYTLSKYGMSLCTIGLAEELAADGIAANSLWPRTLIDTAAVRNVVGGAGQARSPQIMADAAYAVLTRDARTCTASLFIDDEVLLDEGVTDLSVYSPAGFEGDLALDIFVDAA, from the coding sequence ATGACACGAACGCTGGCCGGCAAGACCGTCCTGATGTCGGGAGGCAGCCGCGGCATCGGACTCGCCATCGCCCTTCGCGCGGCCCGCGACGGGGCGAACGTGGTGATGCTCGCCAAGACCGCCGTACCGCACCCGAAGCTCGAGGGCACGGTCCACACCGCGGTCGAGGAGATCGAGCGCACGGGGGGCAAGGGGCTGGCCGTCGTCGGTGACGTCCGCAACGAGGACGACGTACGCACCGCCGTCAATGCTGCGGTCAGTGCCTTCGGCGGCATCGACATCGTGGTCAACAACGCCAGTGCGATCGACCTGTCGTCGGCGGAGCAGCTGGAGATGAAGCGGTACGACCTGATGCAGGACATCAACACGCGAGGCACGTTCCTGCTGAGCAAGGCCGCGATCCCGCACCTGCGCGCGGCGGACAACCCGCACATCCTCACGCTCTCGCCGCCGTTGAACCTCGCGCCGCACTGGGTGGGCAAGCATCTCGGTTACACGCTCTCGAAGTACGGGATGAGTCTGTGCACCATCGGGCTCGCCGAGGAACTCGCCGCCGACGGCATCGCCGCCAACTCGCTGTGGCCGCGAACCCTGATCGACACCGCCGCCGTACGCAACGTGGTCGGCGGCGCCGGACAAGCCCGTAGTCCGCAGATCATGGCTGACGCCGCGTACGCCGTCCTCACGCGTGACGCGCGCACATGCACCGCCAGCCTGTTCATCGACGACGAGGTCCTGCTCGACGAAGGCGTCACCGACCTGTCCGTCTACAGCCCTGCCGGATTCGAGGGTGATCTCGCGCTCGACATATTCGTCGACGCTGCCTGA